Proteins from a genomic interval of Undibacterium parvum:
- a CDS encoding acetyl-CoA C-acetyltransferase — protein sequence MNDPIVIVGAARTPMGAFQGDFSTVTASQLGAVAIKAAVERAGVKPELVEEVLFGNCLMAGQGQAPARQALLAAGLPVSTGAVTLSKMCGSAMKATMMAFDSISAGSNDILVSGGMESMTNAPYLIPKARGGYRIGHGQILDHMMLDGLEDAYQRDEKGGGRSMGTFAEDCSAKYGFSREAQDAFAIASVKRAQAATADGSFAWEIAPVTVSGRGGDVVIDKDEGPLKAKLDKISSLRAAFKKDGTITAASSSSINDGAAALVLMRASKAKELGLTPIAKIVGHATHAQEPSWFAIAPIGAINKLYKKIGWSTAEVDLFEVNEAFATVAMAAMQELAIPHDKINVHGGACALGHPIGASGARIIITLIGALKKQGKKRGVAALCIGGGEATAMAIELL from the coding sequence ATGAATGATCCTATCGTTATCGTCGGTGCCGCCCGTACCCCTATGGGCGCGTTTCAAGGCGATTTTTCTACGGTTACCGCCAGCCAGTTGGGCGCGGTTGCCATCAAGGCAGCGGTAGAGCGTGCCGGCGTCAAGCCTGAGCTGGTGGAAGAAGTTTTATTCGGTAATTGCCTGATGGCGGGTCAAGGTCAGGCTCCAGCGCGTCAGGCTTTGCTGGCGGCTGGCTTACCAGTGTCGACCGGCGCCGTCACCTTGTCCAAAATGTGCGGTTCTGCCATGAAGGCGACCATGATGGCTTTCGATTCCATCAGCGCTGGCAGTAACGATATTTTGGTTTCAGGCGGGATGGAATCGATGACCAACGCACCTTATCTGATCCCGAAAGCACGCGGCGGTTATCGTATCGGTCACGGCCAAATTTTGGATCATATGATGCTCGATGGTCTGGAAGACGCTTACCAAAGAGATGAAAAAGGCGGCGGCCGTTCTATGGGCACTTTTGCCGAAGATTGCTCGGCCAAATACGGTTTCAGCCGCGAAGCGCAAGATGCTTTCGCGATCGCCTCGGTCAAGCGCGCGCAAGCCGCCACTGCCGATGGTTCGTTTGCCTGGGAAATCGCGCCAGTGACGGTGTCAGGTCGTGGTGGTGACGTTGTCATCGATAAAGACGAAGGTCCTTTAAAAGCCAAGTTAGATAAGATTTCATCCTTAAGAGCCGCCTTCAAAAAAGACGGCACGATTACCGCTGCTTCTTCTTCATCGATCAATGACGGTGCCGCCGCTTTGGTCTTGATGCGCGCATCCAAGGCGAAAGAATTAGGCCTGACACCTATCGCCAAGATCGTCGGCCATGCCACGCACGCACAAGAACCGAGCTGGTTTGCGATTGCCCCGATAGGCGCGATCAATAAACTCTACAAAAAAATAGGCTGGAGCACCGCCGAGGTTGATCTGTTTGAAGTCAATGAAGCCTTTGCGACGGTCGCTATGGCCGCCATGCAAGAGCTGGCGATTCCTCACGATAAAATCAATGTCCACGGTGGCGCTTGTGCACTGGGACATCCTATCGGTGCCTCCGGTGCCCGTATCATCATCACCTTGATCGGTGCCTTGAAAAAGCAGGGCAAAAAGCGCGGCGTGGCGGCACTGTGTATCGGTGGTGGCGAAGCGACGGCGATGGCGATAGAGCTGCTGTAA
- a CDS encoding SDR family oxidoreductase, whose protein sequence is MPTALIIGASRGIGREFAQQYRAAGWRVIATARTEAGQAELRALGCEPLPLDVNNINDCAGLGWLLDDEKIEVAVLNAGVFGPRTASLASPQEDHFDEVMHTNVLAAMRLLPIVLPLVENAAGKLAVISSRMGSIASRSDPEAWLYRASKAALNSVLKDISLAAKKSTCIAFHPGWVKTEMGGAGAEIDVQESVAGMRATLASLARSDNGKFIDYQGAAIAW, encoded by the coding sequence ATGCCAACTGCCCTCATCATCGGCGCTTCACGCGGCATAGGTCGCGAATTTGCGCAACAGTATCGTGCAGCGGGGTGGCGTGTGATCGCTACCGCCAGAACCGAAGCAGGACAGGCCGAATTGCGCGCGCTCGGTTGTGAACCCTTGCCGCTCGATGTAAATAATATCAATGACTGCGCCGGTTTAGGCTGGCTGCTCGACGATGAAAAAATCGAAGTTGCGGTACTCAATGCCGGTGTGTTTGGTCCGCGCACAGCGAGCCTGGCTTCACCGCAGGAAGATCACTTTGATGAGGTTATGCATACCAATGTACTGGCCGCCATGCGTCTACTGCCGATAGTGCTGCCCCTGGTCGAAAATGCTGCTGGCAAATTGGCCGTGATTTCATCGCGCATGGGCTCTATCGCTAGCCGCAGCGACCCCGAGGCTTGGCTGTATCGCGCTAGCAAGGCGGCCTTAAATTCGGTATTGAAAGACATTTCACTGGCGGCAAAAAAATCGACTTGCATCGCCTTTCATCCTGGCTGGGTAAAGACCGAAATGGGCGGTGCCGGTGCTGAGATCGATGTGCAAGAAAGTGTCGCTGGTATGCGCGCTACTTTAGCCAGTTTGGCACGCAGCGACAACGGGAAATTTATAGATTATCAGGGCGCAGCGATAGCCTGGTAA
- a CDS encoding PaaI family thioesterase has translation MSNETATLDYKLALVLLESFNAQGVMQAWNARLTSMTPGACEISLPMSAAVTQQHGYFHGGVIGTLADAAGGYAANTQLMPVSECLSAEYKINFVAPAIGDMLIARGKVLKAGKTLVVTSAEVFAVHQGKEKLCAIMQQTLFVIPKGSPKVD, from the coding sequence ATGAGCAATGAAACCGCGACGCTCGATTACAAGCTGGCGCTGGTGCTGCTGGAAAGCTTCAACGCACAAGGCGTGATGCAGGCCTGGAACGCCAGACTCACCAGCATGACGCCCGGTGCTTGTGAAATAAGCCTGCCAATGAGCGCTGCAGTGACCCAGCAACATGGCTATTTTCATGGCGGTGTGATCGGCACTCTGGCCGATGCCGCCGGGGGTTATGCCGCGAATACGCAGTTGATGCCAGTGAGTGAGTGCTTATCTGCAGAGTATAAAATTAACTTTGTCGCACCGGCCATCGGCGATATGTTGATCGCGCGCGGTAAGGTGCTCAAGGCGGGCAAGACCTTGGTGGTCACCAGCGCAGAGGTGTTTGCGGTGCATCAGGGCAAAGAGAAATTGTGTGCAATTATGCAACAAACTTTATTTGTGATTCCCAAGGGATCGCCTAAAGTTGATTAG
- a CDS encoding methyl-accepting chemotaxis protein, producing MSTILSRKNADLLLAVSGVLIISIILLVQHFSFAQLGACAAIVFATTYLGWQLHISRQRQAELEQQDENLRASAALVYEVAHLLSSILPLWNTHVGSVKQQAENAVGQLIGSFSSMINQFDLAGFGAVGNTDATKNTDATITLLQLCKKELTPVIDSLGKMIASKDELLQSIRELAAATTEMQSMAHEVGQIAAQTNLVALNAAIEAARVGPQGRGFAVVADEVRKLSFLSADTGKRIGQRVDQVSVIMKQALNAADRATIQDRKVLEVSGAVVRDVLAHVESMGDSAEQMRHYGKIIRGDVENLLVSLQFQDRISQILDVVSTDINKLQMSVAQIDNEQLPSSEEWIESLQSTYTMQDEYHAPGEATSQNSSTETEITFF from the coding sequence ATGTCTACTATTCTGTCCCGAAAAAACGCCGATCTCTTGCTTGCCGTGAGCGGCGTGCTGATCATCAGCATCATCTTGCTAGTCCAGCACTTCTCGTTTGCACAACTCGGCGCCTGCGCTGCCATCGTCTTTGCCACTACGTATTTAGGCTGGCAGTTACACATTAGCCGACAGCGCCAGGCCGAACTGGAACAACAAGATGAAAACCTCAGAGCGAGCGCAGCCCTGGTCTATGAGGTTGCGCATCTTTTGAGCAGTATTTTGCCACTCTGGAATACCCATGTAGGCTCAGTCAAACAACAAGCAGAAAATGCGGTTGGACAACTGATAGGCAGTTTTTCTTCCATGATTAATCAATTCGACTTAGCCGGTTTTGGTGCTGTCGGCAATACCGATGCAACAAAAAACACCGATGCCACCATCACGCTTTTGCAATTGTGCAAAAAAGAACTGACGCCGGTAATCGATTCTCTGGGCAAGATGATCGCCAGCAAGGATGAATTACTCCAAAGCATACGTGAGTTGGCGGCCGCTACCACCGAAATGCAAAGCATGGCACACGAAGTCGGGCAAATCGCCGCGCAGACCAATCTGGTGGCCCTCAATGCAGCCATAGAGGCGGCCCGAGTCGGACCGCAGGGACGCGGTTTTGCGGTGGTTGCCGATGAAGTTAGAAAACTCTCTTTTCTTTCTGCCGATACTGGCAAACGCATAGGTCAAAGAGTCGATCAAGTCTCGGTCATCATGAAGCAAGCCCTGAATGCGGCAGACCGCGCCACCATACAAGATCGCAAGGTCTTGGAGGTGTCAGGCGCGGTGGTGCGCGATGTCTTGGCACACGTAGAAAGCATGGGCGATTCAGCCGAGCAAATGCGGCATTACGGCAAGATCATACGCGGTGATGTCGAGAACCTCTTGGTCAGCTTACAGTTCCAAGACCGCATCAGCCAAATTCTTGATGTCGTCAGCACTGATATCAACAAACTGCAAATGAGCGTGGCGCAAATCGATAATGAACAATTACCGAGTAGCGAAGAATGGATAGAAAGTTTGCAATCTACCTACACCATGCAAGATGAGTATCATGCCCCCGGCGAGGCCACATCGCAAAATTCTAGTACTGAAACGGAAATTACTTTCTTTTAA
- a CDS encoding MBL fold metallo-hydrolase — MNTLEMQLNYPLGETLPEAGKALQVAPGVLWIRMGLPFALNHINLWLIEDHYPTDEGIVHGWTAIDCGIASDDSRDAWEILFGDNSSATGLRGLPIVRVIATHCHPDHVGLADWLCSRWNAPLWMSTGEYAFARMMSASLPGVDGSAMYPHFKKHGLVSPEMQEKIAERKSYYTKLVPAMPAAYRRLQDGQELAIGAHSWRIITGFGHSPEHVSLYCAALNLMISGDMLLPRISTNVSVFAVEPEANPVQQYLDSLQKYAGLPDDVLILPSHGKPFTGIHTRIRQLNDHHRDRLAEVVVACATPRSATEIVPIMFSRPLDAHQLTFALGEALAHLHKLWFDGVLQRQQDPDGVLRFVVREAAAA, encoded by the coding sequence ATGAACACGTTAGAAATGCAACTCAACTATCCGCTAGGCGAGACGCTGCCGGAAGCTGGCAAAGCCCTGCAAGTGGCGCCCGGTGTTTTATGGATAAGAATGGGCTTGCCGTTTGCCCTCAATCACATCAATCTGTGGCTGATCGAAGATCATTACCCTACCGATGAGGGTATCGTGCATGGCTGGACCGCGATCGATTGCGGGATTGCCAGCGATGACAGCCGCGATGCCTGGGAAATCCTGTTCGGCGACAATAGCAGCGCCACTGGCTTACGCGGCCTGCCTATCGTGCGGGTGATTGCCACCCACTGCCATCCGGATCACGTCGGTTTGGCCGACTGGCTCTGTTCGCGCTGGAATGCGCCACTCTGGATGAGCACCGGCGAATACGCGTTTGCCCGCATGATGTCGGCCAGCCTGCCGGGCGTGGATGGTTCGGCCATGTATCCGCATTTTAAAAAACACGGTCTGGTGTCGCCCGAAATGCAGGAAAAAATCGCCGAGCGCAAAAGCTATTACACCAAATTAGTCCCGGCCATGCCGGCTGCCTACCGTCGCCTGCAGGACGGCCAAGAGCTAGCGATAGGCGCGCATAGCTGGCGCATCATCACCGGTTTTGGGCATTCGCCTGAGCACGTCTCACTGTATTGCGCAGCACTCAATCTCATGATTTCGGGCGACATGCTGCTGCCGCGCATCTCGACCAATGTCTCGGTATTTGCGGTCGAGCCGGAAGCCAATCCGGTCCAGCAGTATCTCGATTCGCTGCAAAAATATGCAGGCTTGCCAGACGATGTGCTGATCCTGCCTTCGCATGGCAAACCGTTTACTGGCATTCATACCCGCATACGCCAACTCAATGATCATCACCGCGACCGGCTGGCCGAGGTAGTCGTCGCTTGTGCCACGCCGCGCTCGGCCACTGAGATCGTGCCCATCATGTTCAGCCGTCCGCTAGACGCACATCAACTCACCTTCGCCTTGGGCGAAGCGCTGGCGCATCTGCACAAGCTCTGGTTTGACGGCGTTTTACAGCGCCAGCAAGACCCGGATGGGGTGCTGCGTTTTGTGGTCCGAGAAGCCGCTGCCGCCTAG
- a CDS encoding DMT family transporter yields MQKSNYLTYLKLICVAVFWGGTFIAGHVVATQLPHMIAAAGRFLVACVLLLLLAWRMEGGLPKLNRQQIHATFSLGATGIFLYNICFFAALERMPAGRSALFVALNPIVTALALAALFGERLGFKKWLGIAIAFVGAAIVITRGELMSAAHDISASLGSGELFMLTAVCAWAAYTIIGRHALKGLSPIAATTYASLWGLLLLTCGALFQLPQLDRSHLTLPVLAAIAYLGVFGTVIGFVWYYEGVKKIGPARTAVFNNLVPVFGIAFSAVFLGEPILASMVIGGLLVIGGVSLTNR; encoded by the coding sequence GTGCAAAAATCTAACTACCTGACTTACCTGAAACTGATCTGCGTTGCCGTCTTCTGGGGTGGCACTTTTATCGCCGGCCACGTGGTGGCAACTCAGTTGCCGCACATGATCGCCGCTGCCGGCCGTTTTTTGGTGGCCTGCGTGCTGTTGTTGTTGCTGGCGTGGCGTATGGAAGGCGGCTTGCCTAAGCTGAACCGCCAACAGATCCATGCCACCTTCAGCCTCGGAGCGACCGGTATTTTTCTCTACAACATCTGCTTTTTTGCGGCGCTAGAACGCATGCCGGCTGGCCGCAGCGCGCTGTTTGTGGCACTCAATCCCATCGTCACCGCGCTGGCTCTGGCCGCGCTGTTTGGCGAGCGCCTGGGTTTTAAAAAGTGGCTGGGAATCGCAATTGCCTTTGTCGGTGCCGCCATCGTCATCACCCGCGGCGAATTGATGAGTGCCGCGCACGATATCTCGGCCTCACTCGGTAGCGGCGAATTGTTTATGCTGACCGCAGTCTGCGCCTGGGCCGCCTACACCATCATCGGTCGCCACGCCTTGAAGGGCTTATCGCCGATTGCCGCCACCACCTATGCCTCGCTGTGGGGTTTGCTATTGCTAACTTGCGGTGCCCTGTTTCAATTGCCGCAACTCGATCGCAGTCACCTGACTTTGCCGGTACTGGCCGCGATCGCCTATCTGGGCGTATTTGGCACCGTGATCGGCTTTGTCTGGTATTACGAGGGCGTGAAAAAAATCGGCCCGGCGCGCACTGCCGTCTTCAACAATCTGGTGCCGGTATTTGGCATAGCTTTTAGCGCGGTGTTTCTGGGCGAGCCGATTTTGGCCTCGATGGTGATCGGTGGCTTGCTGGTGATAGGCGGCGTTTCGCTCACCAATCGCTAA
- a CDS encoding MerR family transcriptional regulator, with amino-acid sequence MATFTITELAREFDITPRAIRFYEDQGLISPSREGPSGRNRVYTARERTHLKLTLRGKRLGLSLADIKSLVDMYDSPKDTAPQLQSFLQVLARHRAALELQREDIEIMLAEISAHEEESQRLLGLAAPDVAEIVVK; translated from the coding sequence ATGGCCACATTTACCATTACCGAACTCGCCCGAGAATTTGACATCACGCCGCGCGCGATTCGATTTTATGAAGATCAAGGGCTGATCAGTCCTAGCCGTGAGGGCCCTAGCGGGCGCAATAGGGTCTATACCGCGCGCGAACGCACGCATCTGAAACTCACGCTACGTGGCAAGCGCCTGGGGCTGAGTCTGGCCGACATCAAGAGCCTGGTGGATATGTACGACTCTCCCAAGGACACCGCGCCGCAGCTACAGAGTTTCCTGCAAGTACTGGCAAGACATAGGGCGGCGCTGGAATTACAGCGCGAAGACATAGAAATCATGCTCGCTGAAATCAGCGCACATGAAGAAGAGAGTCAGCGTCTGCTGGGCTTGGCGGCGCCAGACGTGGCTGAAATAGTAGTCAAATAG
- the aceK gene encoding bifunctional isocitrate dehydrogenase kinase/phosphatase produces MTQVAFPKLLSSQIAFDIARTILDGFDKHYRLFRHSSLGAKRDFERGDWKTAQHAARERIGFYDARVKECVQIMEDEYQQDDLTDEVWREVKLHYMGLLIDHLQPELAETFFNTVCTKLLHRNYFHNDFIFVRPATSTEYIEAEDTPHTYRVYYPAKDGLNFTLKRIVTNFQLNANFADLQRDVDLVEQRLRAIFGSATLEPNHQIQVLASLFYRNKSAYIIGKGINGNREYPFVVPIMHNRKGELVLDTVLFDTMQITVLFSFTRAYFMVDMAVPSAYVQFIRSILPKKPRSEIYTMLGLQKHGKNLFYRDFLHHLKYSSDIIDAAPGIRGLVMLVFALPSFPYVFKLIKDYFPPPKETTKAMIKEKYLLVKNHDRVGRMADTLEYSDVAFPRERFSEALLDEITKFAPSLLEVNDEEVIIKHMYIERRMVPLNIWLTEAEKRGDYAAMEHGIFEYGNAIKELVGANIFPGDMLYKNFGVTRHGRVVFYDYDEIEYITDCNFRTIPLPRNEEDEMSAEPWYSIGKYDVFPEQFGTFLLGNDKVREYFMRHHADLLTAAYWQGRKQRIVDGKVDDVFPYPQEIRFCNQGKLELIEKPGSTMEDDNTENSADTDCVSAE; encoded by the coding sequence ATGACCCAAGTTGCCTTCCCTAAACTCTTGTCTTCCCAGATCGCCTTCGACATCGCCAGGACTATCCTGGACGGTTTTGATAAGCATTATCGCCTGTTTCGTCACTCTAGCCTGGGTGCCAAGCGAGATTTTGAGCGCGGCGACTGGAAGACCGCACAGCATGCAGCACGTGAACGTATAGGATTTTACGATGCGCGTGTCAAAGAGTGTGTGCAAATCATGGAAGACGAGTATCAGCAGGACGACCTGACTGACGAAGTCTGGCGCGAAGTGAAATTGCATTACATGGGCTTGCTGATCGATCATCTGCAACCTGAGCTGGCCGAGACTTTTTTTAACACGGTCTGTACCAAGCTTTTGCACAGAAATTATTTCCACAATGATTTCATCTTCGTACGCCCAGCCACCTCGACCGAGTACATAGAAGCGGAAGACACGCCGCACACCTATCGTGTGTATTACCCGGCTAAAGACGGCTTGAACTTCACGCTCAAGCGCATCGTCACGAATTTTCAATTGAACGCCAATTTTGCCGATCTGCAGCGCGATGTAGATCTGGTAGAGCAGCGTTTGCGCGCCATTTTTGGCAGCGCCACACTAGAGCCTAATCACCAGATCCAGGTCTTGGCCAGTCTGTTTTACAGAAATAAATCGGCCTACATCATAGGCAAGGGTATCAACGGTAATCGCGAGTATCCGTTTGTGGTGCCTATCATGCACAACCGCAAGGGCGAGCTGGTGCTCGACACCGTGCTGTTCGACACCATGCAGATCACGGTCTTGTTTTCTTTCACGCGTGCCTACTTCATGGTCGATATGGCGGTGCCTTCGGCCTATGTGCAGTTTATCCGCAGCATTTTGCCAAAGAAACCGCGCAGTGAGATTTACACCATGCTGGGTTTGCAAAAGCATGGCAAGAATTTGTTTTATCGCGACTTTTTGCATCACCTTAAATATTCGTCCGACATCATCGATGCCGCACCCGGTATCCGCGGTCTGGTGATGCTGGTGTTCGCGCTGCCCTCGTTTCCGTATGTGTTTAAACTGATCAAGGATTACTTCCCGCCGCCTAAAGAAACGACCAAGGCGATGATCAAAGAAAAATATCTGCTGGTAAAAAACCATGACCGCGTCGGACGTATGGCCGACACACTGGAATACTCGGATGTGGCGTTCCCGCGTGAGCGCTTTTCCGAAGCGCTGCTCGATGAAATCACCAAATTTGCCCCCTCTTTGTTAGAGGTCAATGATGAGGAAGTCATCATCAAACACATGTACATAGAGCGTCGCATGGTGCCACTCAATATCTGGTTGACCGAGGCTGAAAAACGCGGCGATTACGCAGCCATGGAGCATGGCATTTTTGAATACGGCAATGCGATTAAAGAGCTGGTCGGCGCGAATATTTTTCCTGGCGATATGCTGTATAAAAACTTCGGTGTCACGCGTCATGGTCGCGTGGTGTTTTACGATTACGATGAGATCGAATACATCACCGATTGTAATTTCCGTACCATCCCCTTGCCACGCAATGAAGAAGATGAGATGTCGGCCGAGCCGTGGTATTCGATCGGTAAATACGATGTCTTCCCCGAACAATTTGGCACCTTTTTGTTAGGCAATGACAAGGTGCGCGAATACTTTATGCGCCACCATGCCGATTTGCTGACTGCCGCCTACTGGCAGGGTCGCAAGCAACGCATTGTGGACGGCAAGGTCGATGATGTGTTTCCGTATCCTCAAGAAATTCGCTTTTGCAATCAGGGTAAACTTGAACTTATTGAGAAGCCAGGTAGCACTATGGAAGACGACAACACAGAAAACAGTGCTGACACAGATTGTGTCAGTGCCGAGTAA
- a CDS encoding isovaleryl-CoA dehydrogenase, whose translation MLHLPGLTFDHGEDIAALREAVQGFASAEIAPRAAEIDRSDQFPMDLWRKMGDLGVHGMTVSEEYGGANMGYLAHIIAMEEISRASASVGLSYGAHSNLCINQINRNGSAEQKAKYLPKLISGEHIGALAMSEPNAGSDVVSMKLRADLKGDRYVLNGTKMWITNGPDADTLVVYAKTDLEAGSRGMTAFLIEKGFKGFSIAQKLDKLGMRGSHTGELVFQDCEVPLENVLGGIGKGVNVLMSGLDFERTVLSGGPLGIMQACMDVVVPYVHDRKQFGQAIGEFQLMQGKLADMYSTMMACKAYVYAVGQACDRAKNPDAIRAIRKDAAGAILYSAEKATWMAGEAIQTLGGNGYINEYPVGRLWRDAKLYEIGAGTSEIRRMLIGRELFAETM comes from the coding sequence ATGTTGCATTTACCCGGTTTGACCTTTGATCATGGCGAAGATATCGCCGCTTTACGCGAAGCTGTACAAGGATTTGCCAGCGCTGAGATCGCGCCGCGTGCCGCCGAGATCGACCGCAGCGACCAGTTTCCTATGGATCTGTGGCGCAAGATGGGTGATTTAGGCGTACACGGTATGACGGTGTCGGAAGAATACGGTGGCGCGAACATGGGTTACCTGGCGCACATCATCGCGATGGAAGAAATTTCACGCGCCTCCGCTTCGGTCGGCCTGTCTTACGGCGCGCACTCGAATCTGTGCATCAACCAGATCAATCGCAACGGCAGCGCCGAGCAAAAAGCTAAATACCTGCCTAAGCTGATCAGCGGCGAGCATATCGGTGCTTTGGCGATGTCCGAGCCCAATGCCGGCTCCGACGTGGTCAGCATGAAATTGCGCGCTGACTTGAAAGGCGATCGCTACGTGCTCAATGGCACCAAGATGTGGATCACCAATGGCCCTGATGCCGATACCCTGGTGGTGTACGCTAAAACCGATCTGGAAGCTGGCTCACGCGGCATGACCGCTTTCCTGATCGAAAAAGGTTTCAAGGGTTTCAGTATTGCGCAAAAATTAGACAAGCTAGGCATGCGTGGTTCGCACACGGGTGAGCTGGTGTTCCAGGATTGCGAAGTACCGCTAGAAAACGTACTTGGCGGTATTGGCAAAGGCGTCAATGTCTTGATGTCGGGTCTCGATTTTGAGCGCACGGTGTTATCCGGCGGCCCGCTGGGGATCATGCAAGCCTGTATGGATGTGGTGGTGCCTTACGTGCATGACCGCAAGCAGTTTGGTCAGGCCATCGGTGAGTTCCAGTTGATGCAAGGTAAATTGGCTGACATGTATTCGACCATGATGGCGTGTAAAGCCTATGTCTACGCAGTCGGTCAGGCTTGCGACCGTGCCAAGAACCCAGACGCGATCCGTGCGATTCGTAAAGATGCCGCCGGCGCGATTTTGTACTCGGCTGAAAAAGCCACCTGGATGGCGGGCGAAGCGATCCAGACTCTGGGCGGTAACGGTTATATCAACGAATACCCGGTTGGTCGTCTGTGGCGCGATGCCAAATTGTATGAGATCGGTGCCGGTACCAGCGAAATCCGTCGCATGTTGATCGGTCGTGAGTTGTTTGCAGAGACCATGTAA